Proteins from a genomic interval of Tenacibaculum sp. SZ-18:
- a CDS encoding InlB B-repeat-containing protein: MFKKLLSLLLFFITISITAQVPSSGLISHYKFTNGSLNDEVSSGASLTNTAGSLPKSINDRFGSSVSAIENDQSAKIRRSNFTSYQSIGDDHTLSFSFWMKTNTNDGNARNLYDKSNKSNAEFSTSPVSGEKGLAIILKNGKIGVQYIFGRIDNIVSGGRRYIRRTNFSNTNIADDQWHHVTITIRADITSTGSAVYQNTTVFSSSIYVDGILDNSENIGPVLSFDPNISFDEDLSSYLFQVRSASLSSSTYYSDSFDDFAIHNRILSAAEIQNIYRENEDCLIFPTTDFTITRTSNNNVELVINGSGSFNIAYHKSSEPFSNATIISANPSGTTSISGLDPVRYFFYVKNQNCNDPNLGWSEAKISGTSILYVNASAVGNNDGADWTNAYTDIQDALTVALDGEEIWIAKGTYTPDSSDRTNPFTINTENVKIYGGFDGTEISLSARDNSLIHNVNRTILSGDLQGNDNGSIFVNKPDRSDNSYHVVDIRGDNVLLDGVTISGGHANGANDFRLGAAIYITSNIDKFTIRNSRLEENAGVIGGALYSRVSGSSVQNYNVDSCIFKNNVSTNVAAALFATPGDNTSMNFTISNSLFENNRTEDNGSALGRGLSAIWLRAFNTGSVISPTIVNNTFVNNRNEGTGSSDFATVGLSQENGTFGTINIANNIFWGNTDNSGNTSLAFGRRTDSSIAPGISVSNSIDENNFSNIPMGNVINSSNSDPLFTDAVNGDFTLQTVSPAVDSGDNTKIPTGIVTDLLGKVRIHNTTVDIGAYEFGATSYLPRYLTINAVNGTVSTNPNFTNGIYNDGTSIELTATPASGYQFDGWSGDVTGTTNPLTITMDADKTVTAMFSAVTASVVDLEFNKEVKVYPIPATDILNIEIVNEYQIKKVVIYSLLGKKVIETKETKVNISELVNGVYLLMVTNEEGRVASRRIIKM; encoded by the coding sequence ATGTTTAAAAAATTACTTTCATTATTGTTATTCTTTATAACAATATCAATTACTGCCCAAGTTCCCTCAAGCGGTTTAATTTCTCATTATAAATTTACCAACGGAAGTTTAAACGATGAAGTATCAAGTGGTGCTTCATTAACTAATACGGCTGGATCCTTACCAAAAAGTATTAATGATCGTTTTGGAAGTTCGGTTAGTGCTATTGAAAATGATCAGTCTGCCAAAATACGTCGTTCTAATTTTACCTCGTATCAATCAATTGGAGACGATCATACTTTAAGTTTTAGTTTTTGGATGAAGACAAATACAAATGATGGTAATGCAAGAAATTTATACGATAAATCTAATAAGTCAAATGCAGAATTCTCAACAAGTCCGGTAAGTGGAGAGAAGGGTTTAGCTATTATATTGAAAAACGGAAAAATTGGGGTTCAATATATTTTTGGAAGAATTGATAATATAGTTTCAGGAGGAAGAAGATATATAAGGCGTACTAATTTTTCTAATACTAATATAGCAGATGATCAGTGGCATCATGTAACTATTACTATTCGAGCTGATATCACTTCTACTGGTTCTGCTGTATATCAAAATACAACAGTTTTTTCAAGTTCGATTTATGTAGACGGGATTTTAGATAACTCAGAAAATATTGGTCCAGTATTAAGTTTTGATCCTAATATATCGTTTGATGAAGATTTATCTTCATACTTATTTCAAGTTCGCTCAGCTTCACTTTCTAGCAGTACCTATTATTCAGATAGTTTTGATGATTTTGCAATTCATAATAGAATTTTATCTGCTGCTGAAATTCAAAATATTTATAGAGAAAATGAAGACTGTTTGATTTTCCCAACTACCGATTTTACAATTACACGTACATCAAATAATAACGTAGAATTAGTAATTAATGGCTCAGGTAGTTTTAATATAGCTTATCATAAGAGTTCTGAACCTTTTAGTAATGCAACAATTATTTCGGCGAACCCGTCGGGTACAACATCAATTTCAGGTTTAGATCCTGTGAGATACTTCTTTTATGTTAAAAATCAAAACTGTAATGATCCAAATTTGGGATGGTCTGAAGCAAAAATTTCCGGAACTAGTATATTATATGTTAATGCAAGCGCAGTAGGAAATAATGATGGGGCAGATTGGACAAATGCTTATACAGATATACAAGATGCGTTAACTGTAGCATTAGATGGAGAAGAAATTTGGATAGCAAAAGGAACTTATACGCCTGATTCTTCTGATAGAACTAATCCATTTACAATAAATACTGAAAATGTAAAAATTTATGGTGGATTTGATGGAACAGAGATCTCTTTATCAGCTAGAGATAATTCTTTGATTCATAACGTTAATAGAACCATTTTAAGCGGTGATCTTCAAGGAAACGATAACGGAAGTATTTTTGTAAATAAACCAGATCGTTCAGATAATAGTTATCATGTAGTGGATATTAGAGGCGATAATGTTTTACTAGATGGAGTTACAATTTCTGGAGGACATGCCAATGGCGCTAATGATTTCAGGCTAGGTGCTGCAATATACATAACCAGTAATATTGATAAATTTACGATTAGAAACTCTCGTTTAGAGGAAAATGCAGGTGTCATCGGAGGAGCTTTATATTCTCGTGTTTCCGGTAGTTCAGTACAAAATTATAATGTTGATTCATGTATTTTCAAAAACAATGTTAGTACAAATGTAGCTGCTGCATTATTTGCTACTCCAGGAGATAATACAAGTATGAATTTTACTATTTCGAATTCACTATTTGAAAACAATAGAACAGAAGATAATGGTTCAGCTTTAGGAAGAGGGTTAAGTGCTATTTGGTTAAGAGCTTTTAATACAGGAAGTGTTATTTCGCCTACAATTGTAAATAATACTTTTGTAAATAATAGAAATGAAGGAACAGGGAGTTCAGACTTCGCTACTGTAGGTTTAAGTCAGGAAAATGGAACCTTCGGAACAATTAATATTGCAAATAATATTTTTTGGGGAAATACAGATAATAGTGGTAATACATCACTTGCCTTTGGTAGAAGAACAGATTCAAGTATAGCTCCAGGAATATCGGTGAGTAATAGTATTGACGAGAATAATTTTTCTAATATTCCAATGGGAAATGTAATCAATAGCTCTAATTCTGATCCTTTATTTACTGATGCAGTAAACGGAGATTTTACCCTTCAGACGGTGTCACCTGCTGTGGATAGTGGTGATAATACAAAAATCCCTACTGGAATTGTAACTGATTTATTGGGTAAAGTTAGAATCCATAATACAACTGTTGATATAGGAGCTTATGAATTTGGAGCAACGAGTTATTTACCGAGATATTTAACAATAAATGCTGTGAATGGAACAGTTTCTACAAATCCAAATTTTACTAATGGGATTTATAATGATGGAACTTCAATTGAATTGACAGCTACACCAGCTTCAGGTTATCAATTTGATGGATGGAGTGGAGATGTAACAGGAACTACAAATCCATTAACGATTACAATGGATGCTGATAAAACAGTTACAGCAATGTTCAGTGCAGTTACTGCTAGCGTAGTTGACTTAGAATTTAACAAAGAAGTAAAGGTGTACCCAATTCCAGCTACTGATATATTGAATATTGAAATAGTCAATGAGTACCAAATTAAGAAAGTGGTAATTTATAGTTTACTAGGTAAAAAAGTTATTGAAACAAAAGAGACAAAGGTGAATATTTCTGAATTAGTAAATGGAGTCTATTTGTTAATGGTAACAAATGAGGAGGGAAGAGTTGCATCAAGAAGAATTATTAAAATGTAG
- a CDS encoding secondary thiamine-phosphate synthase enzyme YjbQ — MKFYQKEVTLPRFERGYHLITHLIENIVPEIENITIGQFQAFIKHTSASLTINENADPTVRMDFETHINKMIPENMPYFKHDYEGSDDMPAHIKSSMLGCQVTIPITNGTLNLGTWQGIYLGEHRNYGGNRKVIITVFGV; from the coding sequence ATGAAATTTTACCAGAAAGAAGTTACATTACCTCGTTTTGAAAGGGGGTATCATTTAATTACTCATCTTATAGAGAATATAGTTCCTGAAATAGAAAATATAACAATCGGACAGTTTCAAGCTTTTATTAAACATACTTCTGCAAGTCTGACTATCAATGAAAATGCTGATCCAACGGTGCGTATGGATTTTGAAACACATATTAATAAAATGATCCCTGAAAATATGCCGTATTTCAAACACGATTATGAAGGTTCAGATGATATGCCAGCACATATTAAATCTTCAATGCTTGGTTGTCAAGTAACGATTCCAATTACGAATGGGACATTGAATTTGGGAACATGGCAAGGAATTTATTTAGGAGAACACAGAAATTATGGAGGAAACAGAAAAGTTATAATTACTGTTTTTGGAGTGTAG
- a CDS encoding DNA repair ATPase, which produces MENQNNQQLDGGTYEIIQGRLQKQKQELQSRLHKLNDARKHVFGNVETKLIANDRINTENNCIARDIVSFGNTSIFGYNVHFGLRTDIKLSDVFSVYEFKENHFHLQTLDLINDDLFINDFTNLYKYYRNTIFSKFAIVGNYLHMVFQLSENTNDIKTFKWLINDNSLQYVDNRSEHEYKFPTQHEFQWQEVTRDMHRYGTHSHISVLDKVFVETIGGDLTIKIEDNTDDGKGILSEPVEHYDQTLDDGQFRYGDLGNLTTLEIKPFQEDHRYFVYNHKLQEVQRIDSIKDTAVQLPDGHGIIFPNGYYLQTGEYKIFESDVKEVKFQKKVSSPNGEDFLYVFYATIRGLYILMSYNIIEQEVKTPIICNGFTLLENGELCYFRTENEQTKHHVVQIWQTPYLKGSFMPSQHTDTLLFKIGNKDIVRAMAECHELINLLNKEDNYTGLYNDIAKISKDINDTYYWLPEEETHQLNEPILQINEAANAAIEEFEKVVQLKKQAEKATQEINKKSDELFSKIRSTSFKSIDDFVGLLSQLRSLRGEVISLHDVRYIQKEHLEALEEQVAEQNNLISKRCIQFLLNDKALAPYHKRVSEKEKALPEIKKVVDAKALEKEVNQITADLEMLIDIVSNLEIEDTSQSTKIIDNISLIFATLNQLKAGIKNSIKSLGSSEAKADFVAQLKLIDQSIINYIDMATTPEKCDEFLTKTAIQLEELEGKFADFEEFIGQIIEKREEIHAAFDTRKNNLIEKRNKKAVALQTASERILKGVAKKAQSFDTVEDINGYFAADLMINKVRDIVNQLKELNDAGKAEAIETQLKVAKEDALRKLKDKQELYEDGENIIKLGKHKFGVNKQVLDLTIVYKDEELYYHLTGTDFYDTIDNEILLQSKKYWNQELVSENGDVYRAAYLAYKIFKSKPESELLNKTVEQLLEVVQKESSNLYSEGYVKGVHDVDASQILHTLVHKHHELGLLTFSPTVRGYAQYFWNSLEEEQQTLLNSNIKASGEVLSVFPDSESYSFIIENLSETIAIFAENSKLFRSENSTEIAHYLFDELKANNTFQLSTDAFSLKEDFIKTLKKQDAYHKFKSGIDKIENYTDKINLAKQWIASFLSTKDKSTLSYIDEMVCISLFEHESNSEIKAVHPIENIENLKGDHNSLVEGVFKFNYHEFMQKLEHFVSVEVPSYIQYKEAKQEVTDRLKEDLKLEEFKPRVLSSFVRNKLIDQVYFPLIGDNLAKQLGTVGDNKRTDRMGMLLLISPPGYGKTTLMEYISNRLGLVFMKINGPAIGHEVTSVDPMSANNSASREELKKLNLAFEMGDNVMLYLDDIQHCNPEFLQKFISLSDGTRKVEGVFNGKPKTYDLRGKKFCVIMAGNPYTESGDRFQIPDMLANRADIYNLGDIIGDTAHLFKLSLIENSLTSNPVLHQLSSKYFEDVYSLIDKVENNTGDVDLKGNHTKQEIQDYTSVLEKVITVRDTVLKVNQAYIQSAAMEDQYRTEPSFKLQGSYRDMNKLVAKIVPIMNNDELQRLLLSHYESESQTLTSAAEGNLLKYKELINKLSEEESARWNNIKEIFLKNNKLKGFGDKNEMAQILSQMMAFSENLEGIKEALQKGLEK; this is translated from the coding sequence ATGGAAAACCAAAACAATCAACAATTAGACGGAGGAACCTATGAAATCATTCAAGGTAGATTGCAAAAACAAAAGCAAGAACTACAAAGTAGATTACATAAGTTAAATGATGCTAGAAAACATGTTTTTGGTAATGTAGAAACCAAATTAATTGCTAACGATAGAATTAATACTGAAAATAACTGTATTGCCAGAGATATTGTGTCATTTGGTAATACTTCAATTTTCGGATATAACGTACACTTTGGATTACGAACAGACATCAAATTATCGGATGTATTTAGTGTTTATGAATTCAAAGAAAATCACTTTCATTTACAAACGCTCGACTTAATAAATGACGACCTTTTTATAAATGATTTCACCAACCTTTACAAGTACTATCGTAATACGATCTTCTCTAAGTTCGCCATTGTTGGAAACTACCTTCATATGGTATTTCAACTTAGCGAAAATACCAATGACATAAAAACCTTTAAATGGTTAATCAACGATAATTCACTTCAATATGTTGACAACCGAAGTGAACATGAATATAAATTTCCAACACAACACGAATTCCAGTGGCAAGAAGTTACTAGAGATATGCATCGCTATGGAACACATTCGCATATTTCAGTTCTGGATAAAGTTTTTGTTGAAACCATTGGAGGTGATTTAACCATTAAAATTGAGGACAATACAGACGATGGAAAAGGAATTTTATCTGAACCAGTTGAACATTATGACCAAACTTTAGATGATGGTCAGTTTAGATATGGAGATTTAGGTAATTTAACGACTTTAGAAATTAAACCTTTTCAGGAAGATCATCGTTATTTTGTTTATAATCATAAACTACAAGAAGTTCAAAGAATTGACAGTATAAAAGATACTGCTGTTCAACTTCCGGACGGACATGGAATTATTTTCCCAAATGGTTATTACTTACAAACCGGGGAATACAAAATCTTTGAAAGTGATGTAAAAGAAGTAAAATTTCAAAAGAAAGTTAGTTCTCCTAATGGCGAAGACTTTTTATATGTATTTTATGCTACCATTCGCGGTTTATACATTTTGATGTCATACAACATCATTGAACAAGAAGTAAAAACTCCAATAATATGTAATGGTTTCACCCTACTTGAAAATGGTGAATTATGTTACTTCCGTACAGAAAATGAACAAACAAAACATCATGTAGTGCAAATTTGGCAAACTCCTTATTTAAAAGGAAGTTTTATGCCGTCCCAACACACTGATACTTTATTATTTAAAATTGGGAATAAAGACATTGTAAGAGCCATGGCTGAATGTCATGAGTTAATTAACCTCTTAAACAAAGAGGATAATTATACTGGCTTATATAATGATATTGCAAAAATATCGAAAGATATAAATGACACTTATTATTGGCTTCCTGAAGAAGAAACGCATCAATTAAATGAACCAATTCTTCAAATTAATGAAGCCGCTAATGCTGCTATTGAAGAATTTGAAAAAGTAGTTCAATTAAAAAAACAGGCAGAAAAAGCTACTCAAGAAATCAATAAGAAATCTGATGAGCTTTTCAGTAAAATAAGAAGTACTTCTTTTAAATCTATTGATGACTTTGTTGGGTTGTTAAGTCAACTTAGAAGTTTACGTGGTGAAGTAATTAGTTTGCATGATGTTCGATATATTCAAAAAGAACATTTAGAAGCACTAGAAGAACAAGTTGCAGAACAAAATAACTTAATTTCGAAACGTTGTATTCAATTTTTACTGAATGATAAGGCACTAGCTCCTTATCATAAGAGAGTTTCAGAAAAAGAAAAAGCTTTACCTGAAATCAAAAAAGTCGTTGATGCAAAAGCTTTAGAAAAAGAAGTAAATCAAATTACTGCTGATTTGGAAATGTTAATTGATATCGTTTCAAATCTTGAAATTGAAGATACATCTCAGTCAACAAAAATAATTGATAACATTTCGTTGATTTTTGCCACGTTAAATCAATTAAAAGCAGGAATTAAAAACTCAATTAAGAGTCTTGGTAGTTCTGAAGCGAAAGCAGATTTTGTTGCGCAATTAAAATTGATTGATCAAAGTATCATCAACTATATTGACATGGCTACAACGCCAGAAAAATGCGATGAATTCTTAACTAAAACTGCCATTCAATTAGAAGAATTAGAAGGTAAATTTGCTGATTTCGAAGAATTTATTGGTCAAATTATTGAAAAACGTGAAGAAATTCACGCTGCTTTTGACACTAGAAAGAATAACTTAATTGAAAAAAGAAATAAAAAAGCCGTTGCTCTTCAAACTGCATCAGAGAGAATTTTAAAAGGAGTTGCAAAAAAAGCCCAGAGCTTCGATACGGTTGAAGATATTAACGGTTATTTTGCTGCTGACTTAATGATTAACAAGGTAAGAGACATTGTTAATCAATTAAAAGAATTAAATGATGCCGGAAAAGCTGAAGCAATAGAAACTCAATTAAAAGTTGCTAAAGAAGATGCACTAAGAAAATTAAAAGACAAGCAAGAATTATATGAGGATGGTGAAAATATAATCAAACTAGGAAAACATAAATTCGGCGTAAATAAACAAGTATTAGACTTAACCATTGTTTATAAAGATGAAGAGCTTTATTATCATTTAACAGGTACCGATTTTTATGATACCATTGATAATGAAATCTTACTACAATCAAAAAAATATTGGAATCAAGAGTTAGTTTCAGAAAACGGTGATGTTTACAGAGCAGCTTATTTAGCTTATAAAATTTTCAAGAGTAAACCTGAATCTGAATTATTAAATAAAACAGTAGAACAATTACTTGAAGTTGTACAAAAAGAAAGTAGTAACTTATATTCTGAAGGATATGTAAAAGGAGTTCATGATGTAGATGCTAGTCAAATATTACACACACTTGTTCATAAACATCATGAGTTAGGATTACTTACCTTCTCTCCTACTGTTAGAGGATATGCACAGTATTTTTGGAATTCTTTGGAAGAAGAACAACAAACATTACTTAATTCTAATATAAAAGCTTCTGGAGAAGTTTTAAGTGTTTTTCCAGATAGTGAATCGTATTCATTTATCATCGAAAACCTGAGTGAAACAATTGCAATTTTTGCAGAGAATTCTAAACTTTTCAGATCTGAAAATTCTACTGAAATTGCACACTATTTATTTGATGAACTGAAAGCGAATAACACGTTTCAATTAAGTACAGATGCCTTTAGCTTAAAAGAAGATTTTATCAAAACTTTGAAAAAACAAGATGCTTATCACAAGTTTAAGAGCGGGATTGATAAAATTGAAAACTATACAGATAAAATAAACTTAGCAAAACAATGGATTGCTTCTTTTCTTTCTACAAAAGATAAAAGCACACTATCATACATCGATGAAATGGTTTGTATTTCATTATTTGAACACGAATCAAATTCTGAAATTAAAGCAGTTCATCCAATAGAAAATATTGAAAACTTAAAAGGAGATCACAACTCTCTTGTTGAAGGAGTTTTTAAATTTAATTACCATGAATTTATGCAGAAACTTGAACATTTCGTTTCTGTAGAAGTTCCAAGCTATATTCAATATAAAGAAGCAAAACAAGAGGTAACAGATCGGCTAAAAGAAGATTTAAAGTTAGAAGAATTTAAACCTAGAGTTCTATCTTCTTTTGTTAGAAATAAATTAATTGATCAAGTTTACTTTCCTTTAATCGGAGATAATTTAGCGAAACAACTTGGAACAGTTGGTGACAACAAACGTACCGACAGAATGGGAATGTTATTATTAATTTCTCCTCCAGGTTATGGTAAAACCACTTTAATGGAATACATATCAAATCGATTAGGTTTGGTATTCATGAAAATTAATGGTCCTGCTATTGGTCATGAAGTAACTTCGGTCGATCCAATGTCCGCTAATAATTCAGCATCTAGAGAAGAATTAAAAAAGTTGAACTTGGCTTTTGAAATGGGCGATAATGTGATGTTATATTTAGACGATATACAACATTGTAATCCTGAATTTTTACAAAAGTTTATTTCATTATCTGATGGAACTCGTAAAGTTGAAGGTGTTTTTAACGGTAAACCGAAAACATACGACTTACGTGGCAAGAAATTCTGCGTAATCATGGCTGGAAATCCATATACAGAAAGTGGAGATCGTTTTCAAATTCCAGATATGTTAGCTAACCGTGCAGATATTTATAATTTAGGAGACATAATTGGAGATACAGCGCATTTATTCAAATTGAGTTTAATAGAAAACTCATTAACATCAAATCCTGTTTTACACCAATTAAGTAGTAAATATTTTGAAGATGTATATTCTTTAATTGATAAAGTTGAAAATAATACAGGTGATGTTGATTTGAAAGGAAATCACACGAAGCAGGAAATTCAAGATTACACATCTGTTTTAGAGAAAGTAATTACGGTTCGCGACACAGTTTTAAAAGTAAATCAAGCTTATATTCAATCTGCCGCAATGGAAGATCAATATAGAACCGAACCTTCTTTTAAATTACAAGGATCGTATCGTGATATGAATAAATTAGTTGCGAAAATTGTTCCTATTATGAACAATGATGAATTACAACGTTTACTATTATCGCATTACGAGAGTGAATCACAAACTTTAACCTCAGCAGCCGAAGGAAACTTATTGAAATATAAAGAGCTTATAAATAAACTTTCAGAAGAGGAAAGCGCTCGTTGGAATAATATTAAAGAAATCTTCTTGAAAAACAATAAACTGAAAGGCTTCGGAGACAAGAATGAAATGGCTCAAATATTAAGTCAAATGATGGCTTTCTCTGAAAACTTAGAAGGAATTAAAGAAGCACTTCAAAAAGGATTAGAAAAGTAA
- a CDS encoding flotillin family protein codes for MTDSIIQLLSVGLGIVLFIVIIYFAIIAMFYKKVPQGEALVRTGFKGTKVATDRGMYVVPVFHRVEIMDISVKKIQIERIGDDGLVCKDNMRADIKVAFFVRVNNEVEFIKMVAQTIGCERASDIQTLEELFEAKFSEALKTVGKKFDFTELYEARREFRDEIVDIIGTDLNGYTLEDCAIDYLEQTPVTFLKPDNILDAEGIKKITELTAAQNIQANLIKRDEEKVIRKQDVEAREAILELDKQLAEKQEQQKREIANIKAREEAEILKVAEEERLKSESARIATEEKVQVAEENKQRQVIVAEKNKLRTEAVEIERVEKDRMLEATERERIVTLAQIEKDKVVEVEKKNIQDVIRDRVMLEKGVVEERENMKDIEAFKTADRQKQVKITVAEAEAEESLIKRIKQAEAEKEAAKQKAEEINIEAQAQKEASEKEAEARKTIAEAKAKEEATIGMSEAQVMHAKADANERQGLVEATIIEKKAKAEAAGILAKAEAVKEEGLAEAQVIKEKAIADAAGIEEKAEAMKKLDGVGKEHEEFKLRLEKELQVDLAQIQIQKDIADAQAQVIGDALRAANIDIVGGETMFFDQIIGQITKAKGIDRLVQHSDNIQDVKDAILGSDDVKGNLLEKVKEFATKYGISTEDIKNLTVANLLMDLKDRANNSDEEGLFSNLFNLAKGLGLSDKKLS; via the coding sequence ATGACAGATTCTATTATTCAATTATTAAGTGTAGGCCTTGGTATTGTCCTATTTATCGTTATTATATATTTTGCAATTATTGCAATGTTCTACAAAAAAGTTCCTCAAGGAGAAGCCTTAGTAAGAACAGGATTTAAAGGAACAAAAGTTGCCACCGATAGAGGTATGTATGTTGTGCCTGTTTTTCATCGGGTAGAAATTATGGATATTTCAGTTAAGAAAATCCAGATTGAACGTATTGGAGACGATGGTCTAGTATGTAAAGACAATATGAGAGCTGACATAAAAGTTGCTTTTTTTGTTAGAGTGAATAATGAAGTAGAATTCATAAAAATGGTAGCACAAACCATTGGTTGTGAGAGAGCCTCTGATATTCAAACTCTTGAAGAATTATTTGAAGCTAAATTCTCTGAAGCTTTAAAAACAGTTGGGAAAAAGTTTGACTTTACAGAATTATATGAGGCGAGACGTGAATTCAGAGATGAAATCGTTGATATTATTGGAACAGACCTTAATGGATATACTTTAGAAGATTGTGCTATTGATTACTTAGAGCAAACTCCTGTAACATTTTTAAAACCTGATAATATTCTTGATGCCGAAGGAATCAAAAAAATTACGGAATTAACTGCAGCTCAAAACATTCAAGCGAATTTGATTAAAAGAGATGAGGAAAAAGTAATACGCAAGCAAGATGTTGAAGCTCGTGAGGCAATTTTGGAACTTGACAAACAATTAGCTGAAAAACAAGAACAACAAAAACGTGAAATTGCCAACATTAAAGCTCGTGAAGAAGCTGAAATCTTAAAAGTAGCAGAAGAAGAGCGTTTAAAATCAGAAAGTGCTAGAATTGCAACCGAAGAAAAGGTACAAGTTGCTGAAGAAAACAAACAACGTCAAGTAATTGTTGCTGAGAAAAATAAATTACGTACTGAAGCTGTTGAAATCGAAAGAGTTGAAAAAGACAGAATGTTAGAGGCTACGGAACGTGAAAGAATTGTAACATTAGCTCAAATAGAAAAAGATAAAGTTGTTGAAGTAGAAAAGAAGAATATTCAAGATGTTATTCGTGATCGCGTTATGTTAGAAAAAGGTGTGGTTGAAGAGCGTGAAAACATGAAAGATATTGAAGCGTTTAAAACTGCCGATCGTCAGAAGCAAGTAAAAATTACTGTTGCTGAAGCAGAAGCTGAAGAATCTTTAATCAAAAGGATCAAACAAGCAGAAGCAGAAAAAGAAGCAGCGAAGCAAAAAGCTGAAGAAATTAATATTGAAGCACAAGCTCAAAAAGAAGCAAGTGAAAAAGAGGCTGAAGCTCGTAAAACTATAGCAGAAGCAAAAGCAAAAGAGGAAGCTACAATTGGTATGTCTGAAGCACAAGTTATGCACGCAAAAGCTGATGCTAACGAACGTCAAGGATTAGTTGAAGCAACTATTATCGAGAAAAAAGCAAAAGCAGAAGCTGCTGGAATCTTAGCGAAAGCTGAAGCTGTTAAAGAAGAAGGATTAGCAGAAGCTCAAGTAATCAAAGAAAAAGCGATTGCAGATGCTGCTGGAATTGAAGAAAAAGCTGAAGCAATGAAGAAACTTGATGGTGTTGGAAAAGAACACGAAGAATTCAAGTTACGTTTAGAGAAAGAATTACAAGTTGATTTAGCTCAAATTCAAATTCAGAAAGACATTGCAGATGCGCAAGCACAAGTTATCGGTGACGCATTAAGAGCTGCTAATATTGATATCGTAGGAGGTGAAACAATGTTCTTTGATCAAATTATTGGACAAATTACTAAGGCGAAAGGAATCGATAGATTAGTTCAACATAGCGATAACATTCAAGATGTAAAAGATGCTATTTTAGGAAGTGATGACGTGAAAGGAAATTTACTTGAAAAGGTAAAAGAATTTGCTACTAAATACGGAATCTCTACCGAAGACATCAAAAACTTAACTGTAGCAAATCTTTTAATGGATTTAAAAGACAGAGCTAACAATTCGGATGAAGAAGGATTATTTAGTAATCTTTTCAACCTTGCTAAAGGATTAGGATTATCTGATAAGAAATTATCTTAA
- a CDS encoding OB-fold-containig protein has translation MTLTDIVFSDVNITLTILFIILLTYWLVTMISGIDFDLDMDIDVDIDVDVDADVDIDVDSNVGTGLEGSDIDFHDVANTEINKEDIVGKRKKSLKWWQVLLIYFNFVGLPFMFTFTSWIFIWWLITTISTTMTHSYNNTFGFILMLGGFFPSLILTKIFTTPFKNFFKNLNQDGDSVTEIIGRKGISLSTISENKLGRAAVKADGNTLNINIKSLDGKKIDYNSQILIIKQSKNKLYYYAQEYLTDSIDINF, from the coding sequence ATGACATTAACCGATATTGTATTTTCTGATGTTAACATAACTCTGACAATACTTTTTATTATTCTATTGACCTATTGGCTTGTTACCATGATATCTGGAATCGATTTTGATCTTGATATGGATATTGATGTTGATATAGATGTGGATGTCGATGCGGATGTTGACATAGATGTAGATTCTAATGTAGGTACTGGATTAGAAGGTAGTGATATAGATTTCCATGATGTCGCAAATACCGAAATTAATAAAGAAGATATTGTTGGAAAAAGAAAAAAATCTTTAAAATGGTGGCAAGTCCTACTTATATATTTCAATTTTGTTGGACTTCCATTTATGTTCACTTTCACATCTTGGATCTTCATTTGGTGGCTTATAACAACAATTTCCACTACCATGACACATAGCTACAACAATACATTTGGATTTATTTTAATGCTTGGAGGATTTTTCCCATCACTCATCCTTACAAAAATATTTACAACTCCATTTAAAAATTTCTTTAAAAATTTAAATCAAGATGGAGACTCCGTAACAGAAATTATTGGAAGAAAAGGAATAAGTTTATCAACTATATCAGAAAATAAATTAGGTAGAGCCGCAGTAAAAGCTGATGGAAATACTCTAAACATAAATATTAAATCCTTAGACGGAAAAAAAATTGATTATAATTCACAAATATTAATCATTAAACAAAGTAAAAATAAACTTTATTACTATGCACAAGAATACTTAACAGATAGCATAGATATAAATTTTTAA